The Triticum aestivum cultivar Chinese Spring chromosome 7B, IWGSC CS RefSeq v2.1, whole genome shotgun sequence genome window below encodes:
- the LOC123159185 gene encoding putative phospholipid-transporting ATPase 9 isoform X1: protein MARVRRRLEKLKLSTLYSFALCAKGATEDHSKIGTAGFSRVVYVNDPDKHEEEGFSYPRNEVSTTKYSLVTFVPKSLFEQFRRVANFYFLVSGILTLTPLAPYSAVSALLPLSFVITATMLKEGVEDWRRKQQDIELNNRIVKVHRGNGSFEETKWKYIKIGDVIKVEKDNFFPADLILLSSNYPDGICYVETMNLDGETNLKIKQALEVTSDLQEDGDFTNLRQIIKCEDPNANLYSFVGTMDYKGMQHPLSPQQLLLRDSKLRNTDYIYGAVIFTGHDTKVMQNATEPPSKRSKIEKKMDYIIYLLLCFLLGIALLGSVFFGIWTKADLRNGELKRWYLRPDDSTVFYDPKRAPLASFCHLLTALMLYNYFIPISLYISIEMVKILQAVFINQDIDMYDEESDKPTHARTSNLNEELGQVDTILSDKTGTLTCNMMEFIKCSIAGTAYGQSVTEVEKAMALRKGVPLGDEIEAGGHKEKQIEESPHVKGFNLKDPRIMDGNWIHEPNKDIIRDFFRLLAICHTCIPEVDETDKVSYEAESPDEAAFVIAARELGFEFYKRTQTSIVIRERDPNQNVADYQYRKYELLNVLEFSSSRRRMSVIVKEPEGRILLFSKGADSVMFTRLAPDGREFEEETKRHINEYSDSGLRTLVLAYRVLDEKEYKNFAEKFRTAKISGSVDRDEQIGEAADSIERDLILLGATAVEDKLQKGVPECIDKLAQAGIKIWVLTGDKMETAINIGFACSLLRQGMTQIIIALEAPDIIALEKNGDKDSIAKASKRSVMGQIEDGIKQVPTLGQSSTESFALIIDGKSLTYALEDDVKFKFLDLAVKCASVICCRSSPKQKALVTRLVKHSHKVTLAIGDGANDVGMLQEADIGVGISGVEGMQAVMASDIAIAQFRFLERLLLVHGHWCYRRISVMICYFFYKNVTFGVTIFLYEAFASFSGKPAYNDWFLSLYNVFFTSLPVIALGVFDQDVSSRLCLQYPELYQEGVQNVLFSWRRILGWMFNGVVNAILIFFFCTTALKDQAFRQDGQVAGLDALGATMYTCVVWVVNCQMALSVNYFTIIQHIFIWGSIAVWYIFLMVYGAIDPKYSKTAYMVFIEQLAPALSYWLVTLFVVTATLVPYFCYAAIQIRFFPMFHNKIQWKRYLGKAEDPEVARQLSSRHRTSSHPRMVGISARRDGKAMQVKKGTDVEVEG from the exons ATGGCACGGGTAAGGAGGAGGCTGGAGAAGCTGAAGCTGAGCACGTTGTACAGCTTCGCGCTCTGCGCCAAGGGCGCCACCGAAGATCACTCCAAGATTGGCACGGCGGGGTTCTCCCGAGTCGTCTACGTCAATGATCCAGACAAGCATGAAGAGGAGGGCTTCAGTTACCCAAGAAATGAGGTGTCCACTACCAAGTACTCGTTGGTCACCTTCGTGCCCAAGTCCCTCTTTGAGCAGTTCCGGAGGGTGGCCAACTTCTACTTCCTCGTCTCAGGGATCCTCACTTTGACCCCACTCGCGCCCTACTCGGCGGTAAGCGCGCTACTGCCATTGTCGTTCGTGATTACGGCGACCATGTTGAAAGAGGGGGTTGAGGATTGGAGGAGGAAACAACAG GACATTGAGCTCAACAATCGAATAGTAAAAGTACATAGAGGGAATGGCAGTTTTGAAGAGACAAAATGGAAGTATATCAAAATTGGAGATGTGATAAAGGTGGAGAAGGATAATTTCTTTCCTGCTGACTTGATTCTACTTTCATCTAACTATCCGGATGGAATCTGCTATGTAGAGACTATGAACCTTGATGGTGAAACAAATTTGAAAATTAAACAAGCTCTTGAGGTGACATCGGATTTACAAGAGGATGGTGATTTCACAAACCTTAGACAAATAATCAAATGCGAAGATCCGAATGCGAATCTTTATTCTTTTGTTGGTACTATGGATTATAAAGGCATGCAGCATCCTCTGTCACCCCAACAACTCCTTCTTCGGGACTCAAAGCTCCGGAACACTGATTACATATATGGGGCTGTCATCTTCACAGGTCACGATACAAAAGTGATGCAAAATGCAACTGAGCCACCATCTAAAAGAAGCAAGATTGAGAAGAAAATGGATTACATCATTTACCTGCTGCTGTGTTTTTTACTTGGAATTGCTTTACTTGGTTCAGTCTTTTTTGGTATATGGACTAAAGCTGACTTAAGGAATGGTGAGCTAAAACGGTGGTATCTTCGCCCAGATGATTCGACCGTCTTCTATGACCCGAAACGAGCACCTCTGGCATCCTTTTGTCATCTGTTGACAGCCTTAATGTTGTACAACTACTTTATCCCAATTTCTCTGTACATATCCATTGAGATGGTCAAGATCTTACAGGCTGTATTCATCAACCAGGACATTGACATGTATGATGAAGAATCAGATAAGCCAACTCATGCTCGAACCTCAAATCTAAACGAAGAACTAGGTCAAGTTGACACAATTCTCTCTGATAAGACTGGAACCTTGACCTGCAACATGATGGAGTTTATCAAGTGTTCGATTGCTGGCACTGCATATGGTCAGTCTGTCACAGAAGTTGAGAAAGCTATGGCCCTGAGGAAAGGGGTGCCGCTAGGTGACGAGATAGAAGCTGGAGGGCACAAGGAGAAACAAATCGAGGAGAGTCCTCATGTCAAAGGTTTTAATTTGAAGGATCCACGTATAATGGATGGAAATTGGATACATGAACCTAATAAAGATATAATCAGGGATTTTTTCCGTCTGCTAGCCATCTGTCATACATGCATACCTGAAGTAGATGAAACTGATAAAGTTTCATACGAAGCTGAGTCTCCTGATGAAGCTGCATTTGTTATCGCAGCAAGAGAATTAGGGTTTGAGTTTTACAAGAGGACACAGACAAGTATAGTTATTCGTGAACGCGATCCTAACCAGAATGTTGCAGATTATCAGTATAG AAAATATGAGCTCCTAAATGTCTTGGAATTCAGTAGCTCACGAAGACGGATGTCTGTAATAGTGAAGGAACCAGAGGGGAGGATATTACTGTTTAGCAAGGGCGCTGATAG TGTGATGTTCACGAGGCTTGCACCAGATGGAAGAGAATTTGAGGAAGAGACTAAAAGGCACATAAACGAGTATTCTGATTCTGGTCTAAGAACATTAGTTCTCGCATACCGCGTCTTGGATGAGAAAGAGTACAAGAACTTCGCTGAAAAATTCAGGACTGCCAAAATATCTGGAAGTGTCGACAGAGATGAACAAATTGGGGAGGCTGCTGATAGCATTGAGCGGGACTTGATTCTTCTTGGTGCTACTGCTGTTGAAGACAAGCTCCAGAAAGGG GTACCAGAATGCATTGACAAGCTTGCACAAGCAGGAATTAAGATATGGGTGTTGACGGGTGACAAAATGGAGACAGCTATCAATATTGG CTTTGCATGTAGCCTACTTAGACAAGGAATGACACAGATAATCATCGCCCTGGAAGCACCTGACATCATTGCATTGGAGAAAAACGGAGACAAAGATTCCATTGCCAAG GCATCAAAGCGAAGTGTTATGGGTCAGATAGAGGATGGAATAAAACAAGTCCCAACCTTGGGGCAGTCCAGCACGGAATCTTTTGCGCTGATAATTGATGGTAAATCATTAACTTATGCTTTGGAAGATGATGTCAAGTTTAAGTTCTTGGATCTTGCTGTCAAGTGTGCATCAGTCATATGTTGTCGATCTTCACCGAAGCAGAAGGCATTG GTTACAAGGCTTGTTAAACATTCACATAAAGTTACCTTAGCAATTGGTGATGGGGCAAATGATGTTGGCATGCTTCAGGAAGCTGACATAGGGGTTGGGATTAGTGGTGTTGAAGGGATGCAG GCTGTCATGGCAAGTGATATTGCCATCGCCCAGTTCCGCTTTCTGGAACGGTTGCTTTTGGTGCATGGACATTGGTGTTACCGACGTATTTCAGTGATG ATATGCTATTTCTTCTACAAGAATGTGACTTTTGGAGTCACCATCTTTCTGTATGAAGCGTTTGCATCCTTTTCAGGGAAGCCAGCTTATAATGATTGGTTCTTGTCACTGTATAATGTATTTTTCACCTCCCTTCCTGTCATTGCGTTGGGCGTATTTGATCAGGATGTTTCTTCACGGCTGTGTTTACAG TATCCGGAGCTATACCAAGAAGGTGTGCAGAATGTATTATTCAGCTGGCGTCGGATACTTGGCTGGATGTTTAATGGTGTCGTGAATGCCATCTTAATATTTTTCTTCTGCACTACCGCCCTGAAGGACCAAGCATTTCGTCAAGATGGCCAAGTTGCGGGCTTGGATGCCCTAGGTGCTACCATGTACACTTGTGTCGTATGGGTCGTCAACTGCCAAATGGCCCTCTCGGTGAACTACTTCACCATAATCCAGCACATATTCATATGGGGTAGCATTGCTGTGTGGTACATCTTCCTCATGGTTTATGGTGCTATAGACCCAAAGTACTCCAAGACAGCATACATGGTCTTCATTGAACAGTTGGCCCCAGCGCTATCATATTGGTTGGTGACACTTTTCGTGGTGACGGCCACACTCGTCCCGTACTTCTGCTATGCCGCGATTCAGATCCGTTTCTTTCCAATGTTCCATAACAAGATTCAGTGGAAAAGGTACTTGGGGAAGGCCGAAGACCCGGAGGTGGCAAGGCAGCTATCGTCACGGCACCGGACATCATCGCACCCAAGGATGGTTGGGATATCTGCTCGTCGCGACGGCAAGGCCATGCAAGTTAAAAAGGGAACTGATGTAGAGGTTGAAGGATGA
- the LOC123159185 gene encoding putative phospholipid-transporting ATPase 9 isoform X2 has protein sequence MEVYQNWRCDKETMNLDGETNLKIKQALEVTSDLQEDGDFTNLRQIIKCEDPNANLYSFVGTMDYKGMQHPLSPQQLLLRDSKLRNTDYIYGAVIFTGHDTKVMQNATEPPSKRSKIEKKMDYIIYLLLCFLLGIALLGSVFFGIWTKADLRNGELKRWYLRPDDSTVFYDPKRAPLASFCHLLTALMLYNYFIPISLYISIEMVKILQAVFINQDIDMYDEESDKPTHARTSNLNEELGQVDTILSDKTGTLTCNMMEFIKCSIAGTAYGQSVTEVEKAMALRKGVPLGDEIEAGGHKEKQIEESPHVKGFNLKDPRIMDGNWIHEPNKDIIRDFFRLLAICHTCIPEVDETDKVSYEAESPDEAAFVIAARELGFEFYKRTQTSIVIRERDPNQNVADYQYRKYELLNVLEFSSSRRRMSVIVKEPEGRILLFSKGADSVMFTRLAPDGREFEEETKRHINEYSDSGLRTLVLAYRVLDEKEYKNFAEKFRTAKISGSVDRDEQIGEAADSIERDLILLGATAVEDKLQKGVPECIDKLAQAGIKIWVLTGDKMETAINIGFACSLLRQGMTQIIIALEAPDIIALEKNGDKDSIAKASKRSVMGQIEDGIKQVPTLGQSSTESFALIIDGKSLTYALEDDVKFKFLDLAVKCASVICCRSSPKQKALVTRLVKHSHKVTLAIGDGANDVGMLQEADIGVGISGVEGMQAVMASDIAIAQFRFLERLLLVHGHWCYRRISVMICYFFYKNVTFGVTIFLYEAFASFSGKPAYNDWFLSLYNVFFTSLPVIALGVFDQDVSSRLCLQYPELYQEGVQNVLFSWRRILGWMFNGVVNAILIFFFCTTALKDQAFRQDGQVAGLDALGATMYTCVVWVVNCQMALSVNYFTIIQHIFIWGSIAVWYIFLMVYGAIDPKYSKTAYMVFIEQLAPALSYWLVTLFVVTATLVPYFCYAAIQIRFFPMFHNKIQWKRYLGKAEDPEVARQLSSRHRTSSHPRMVGISARRDGKAMQVKKGTDVEVEG, from the exons ATGGAAGTATATCAAAATTGGAGATGTGATAAAG AGACTATGAACCTTGATGGTGAAACAAATTTGAAAATTAAACAAGCTCTTGAGGTGACATCGGATTTACAAGAGGATGGTGATTTCACAAACCTTAGACAAATAATCAAATGCGAAGATCCGAATGCGAATCTTTATTCTTTTGTTGGTACTATGGATTATAAAGGCATGCAGCATCCTCTGTCACCCCAACAACTCCTTCTTCGGGACTCAAAGCTCCGGAACACTGATTACATATATGGGGCTGTCATCTTCACAGGTCACGATACAAAAGTGATGCAAAATGCAACTGAGCCACCATCTAAAAGAAGCAAGATTGAGAAGAAAATGGATTACATCATTTACCTGCTGCTGTGTTTTTTACTTGGAATTGCTTTACTTGGTTCAGTCTTTTTTGGTATATGGACTAAAGCTGACTTAAGGAATGGTGAGCTAAAACGGTGGTATCTTCGCCCAGATGATTCGACCGTCTTCTATGACCCGAAACGAGCACCTCTGGCATCCTTTTGTCATCTGTTGACAGCCTTAATGTTGTACAACTACTTTATCCCAATTTCTCTGTACATATCCATTGAGATGGTCAAGATCTTACAGGCTGTATTCATCAACCAGGACATTGACATGTATGATGAAGAATCAGATAAGCCAACTCATGCTCGAACCTCAAATCTAAACGAAGAACTAGGTCAAGTTGACACAATTCTCTCTGATAAGACTGGAACCTTGACCTGCAACATGATGGAGTTTATCAAGTGTTCGATTGCTGGCACTGCATATGGTCAGTCTGTCACAGAAGTTGAGAAAGCTATGGCCCTGAGGAAAGGGGTGCCGCTAGGTGACGAGATAGAAGCTGGAGGGCACAAGGAGAAACAAATCGAGGAGAGTCCTCATGTCAAAGGTTTTAATTTGAAGGATCCACGTATAATGGATGGAAATTGGATACATGAACCTAATAAAGATATAATCAGGGATTTTTTCCGTCTGCTAGCCATCTGTCATACATGCATACCTGAAGTAGATGAAACTGATAAAGTTTCATACGAAGCTGAGTCTCCTGATGAAGCTGCATTTGTTATCGCAGCAAGAGAATTAGGGTTTGAGTTTTACAAGAGGACACAGACAAGTATAGTTATTCGTGAACGCGATCCTAACCAGAATGTTGCAGATTATCAGTATAG AAAATATGAGCTCCTAAATGTCTTGGAATTCAGTAGCTCACGAAGACGGATGTCTGTAATAGTGAAGGAACCAGAGGGGAGGATATTACTGTTTAGCAAGGGCGCTGATAG TGTGATGTTCACGAGGCTTGCACCAGATGGAAGAGAATTTGAGGAAGAGACTAAAAGGCACATAAACGAGTATTCTGATTCTGGTCTAAGAACATTAGTTCTCGCATACCGCGTCTTGGATGAGAAAGAGTACAAGAACTTCGCTGAAAAATTCAGGACTGCCAAAATATCTGGAAGTGTCGACAGAGATGAACAAATTGGGGAGGCTGCTGATAGCATTGAGCGGGACTTGATTCTTCTTGGTGCTACTGCTGTTGAAGACAAGCTCCAGAAAGGG GTACCAGAATGCATTGACAAGCTTGCACAAGCAGGAATTAAGATATGGGTGTTGACGGGTGACAAAATGGAGACAGCTATCAATATTGG CTTTGCATGTAGCCTACTTAGACAAGGAATGACACAGATAATCATCGCCCTGGAAGCACCTGACATCATTGCATTGGAGAAAAACGGAGACAAAGATTCCATTGCCAAG GCATCAAAGCGAAGTGTTATGGGTCAGATAGAGGATGGAATAAAACAAGTCCCAACCTTGGGGCAGTCCAGCACGGAATCTTTTGCGCTGATAATTGATGGTAAATCATTAACTTATGCTTTGGAAGATGATGTCAAGTTTAAGTTCTTGGATCTTGCTGTCAAGTGTGCATCAGTCATATGTTGTCGATCTTCACCGAAGCAGAAGGCATTG GTTACAAGGCTTGTTAAACATTCACATAAAGTTACCTTAGCAATTGGTGATGGGGCAAATGATGTTGGCATGCTTCAGGAAGCTGACATAGGGGTTGGGATTAGTGGTGTTGAAGGGATGCAG GCTGTCATGGCAAGTGATATTGCCATCGCCCAGTTCCGCTTTCTGGAACGGTTGCTTTTGGTGCATGGACATTGGTGTTACCGACGTATTTCAGTGATG ATATGCTATTTCTTCTACAAGAATGTGACTTTTGGAGTCACCATCTTTCTGTATGAAGCGTTTGCATCCTTTTCAGGGAAGCCAGCTTATAATGATTGGTTCTTGTCACTGTATAATGTATTTTTCACCTCCCTTCCTGTCATTGCGTTGGGCGTATTTGATCAGGATGTTTCTTCACGGCTGTGTTTACAG TATCCGGAGCTATACCAAGAAGGTGTGCAGAATGTATTATTCAGCTGGCGTCGGATACTTGGCTGGATGTTTAATGGTGTCGTGAATGCCATCTTAATATTTTTCTTCTGCACTACCGCCCTGAAGGACCAAGCATTTCGTCAAGATGGCCAAGTTGCGGGCTTGGATGCCCTAGGTGCTACCATGTACACTTGTGTCGTATGGGTCGTCAACTGCCAAATGGCCCTCTCGGTGAACTACTTCACCATAATCCAGCACATATTCATATGGGGTAGCATTGCTGTGTGGTACATCTTCCTCATGGTTTATGGTGCTATAGACCCAAAGTACTCCAAGACAGCATACATGGTCTTCATTGAACAGTTGGCCCCAGCGCTATCATATTGGTTGGTGACACTTTTCGTGGTGACGGCCACACTCGTCCCGTACTTCTGCTATGCCGCGATTCAGATCCGTTTCTTTCCAATGTTCCATAACAAGATTCAGTGGAAAAGGTACTTGGGGAAGGCCGAAGACCCGGAGGTGGCAAGGCAGCTATCGTCACGGCACCGGACATCATCGCACCCAAGGATGGTTGGGATATCTGCTCGTCGCGACGGCAAGGCCATGCAAGTTAAAAAGGGAACTGATGTAGAGGTTGAAGGATGA
- the LOC123159186 gene encoding uncharacterized protein, whose amino-acid sequence MLPSPRPSPTSAEVLATAPPPPPYLRSAMATATPAGTTAIPLPEYQVSGGAAAAHQRGSVGPFVGVLAAVLLLTALSCFFGRVCAAHAQGPDEWYDCTRLAGRRRCWWWRAPRRPVRPAEEEAKPPPAMPLPEP is encoded by the coding sequence ATGCTCCCCTCGCCCCGTCCAAGTCCAACAAGTGCAGAAGTGCTCGccactgctccaccaccaccaccgtatcTCCGTTCTGCAATGGCGACCGCCACGCCGGCGGGGACGACGGCGATACCGTTGCCGGAATACCAGGTGTCCGGCGGGGCGGCCGCGGCCCACCAGCGGGGCTCCGTCGGCCCGTTCGTCGGGGTGCTCGCGGCCGTGCTGCTGCTCACCGCCCTGTCCTGCTTCTTCGGCCGGGTGTGCGCGGCGCACGCGCAGGGGCCTGACGAGTGGTACGACTGCACCAGGCTCGCCGGCCGCCGGCGATGCTGGTGGTGGCGGGCGCCTCGGCGGCCGGTCAGGCCGGCCGAGGAGGAGGCCAAGCCGCCGCCGGCGATGCCGTTGCCTGAGCCGTGA